In Bacillus sp. FJAT-45037, the following are encoded in one genomic region:
- a CDS encoding YfhJ family protein has translation MEHIFKRLTEELLAVNSELSSEAARTWVEGLWEDFETTRAKAGREYKGQEMTEQVVVKWIQQYGPFLHKYAPKKQKFSHLNKDHHPKH, from the coding sequence ATGGAACACATTTTTAAGCGCTTAACAGAAGAATTATTAGCGGTTAATAGTGAATTAAGTTCAGAAGCTGCACGTACGTGGGTGGAAGGATTATGGGAAGACTTTGAAACGACACGTGCTAAAGCTGGTCGGGAATACAAAGGTCAAGAGATGACAGAGCAAGTTGTTGTCAAATGGATTCAGCAATACGGACCGTTTCTGCACAAATATGCACCGAAGAAACAAAAGTTCTCACACTTAAACAAAGATCATCATCCAAAGCATTAA
- a CDS encoding metal-dependent hydrolase has translation MDTGTHIVMGIALGGLATLDPNVAGDPTMQTAVMTAAIIGSQAPDFDTVLKLRNNAVYIRNHRGVTHSLPAILLWPIILTAGISLFIPGVNLLTIFLWSFLAVFLHVFVDIFNAYGTQALSPISNRWIALGVINIFDPFIFFMHLGAIAMWVLGTHPGFTFLGLYLVIILYYLWRIYEKQTVVKHARSMHPNATHIFVSPTIRWNQFHLVIRTPETLYVAESKDNQINFFERFSFDPIPDDPIINAARKDKNLDAFLSFSPTYRWEVEEKDDLTEVRFVDLRYRSKGHYPFVAIVQLDEHLEIISSYTGWVFSEETLQKKLTMMEEQT, from the coding sequence ATGGATACTGGTACACATATTGTCATGGGTATTGCATTAGGTGGATTGGCCACTCTAGATCCAAACGTGGCAGGAGATCCTACCATGCAAACGGCTGTGATGACCGCAGCAATCATTGGCTCACAAGCGCCAGACTTTGATACCGTTTTAAAATTACGAAATAATGCTGTGTACATTCGTAACCATCGTGGGGTTACCCATTCCCTACCCGCTATTCTTTTGTGGCCTATTATCCTGACTGCTGGGATCAGCTTATTCATTCCAGGTGTCAATTTGTTAACTATCTTCCTTTGGTCCTTTTTAGCAGTGTTCCTTCACGTATTTGTTGATATTTTTAATGCGTATGGTACACAAGCATTAAGTCCCATTTCAAACAGATGGATTGCTTTAGGCGTTATTAATATTTTTGACCCATTTATTTTCTTCATGCATCTTGGAGCTATTGCAATGTGGGTTCTCGGAACACATCCTGGCTTTACCTTCTTAGGACTTTACCTTGTCATTATTCTTTATTATCTCTGGAGGATCTATGAGAAACAAACCGTCGTGAAGCATGCGAGAAGTATGCACCCAAATGCTACTCATATCTTTGTTTCACCAACCATTCGCTGGAACCAGTTTCATCTTGTGATTCGAACACCTGAAACCCTGTATGTAGCGGAATCTAAGGATAATCAAATTAATTTCTTTGAGAGATTTTCGTTTGATCCAATTCCAGACGACCCAATTATTAATGCCGCACGTAAAGATAAAAATTTAGATGCTTTCCTTTCTTTTTCACCAACCTATCGTTGGGAAGTGGAGGAAAAAGATGATTTAACCGAAGTGCGGTTTGTTGATTTACGCTATCGAAGTAAAGGCCATTATCCGTTCGTAGCGATTGTTCAACTAGATGAGCATTTAGAAATCATTAGCTCTTATACGGGTTGGGTCTTCAGTGAGGAAACTTTACAAAAAAAATTAACTATGATGGAAGAACAAACATAA
- a CDS encoding MFS transporter yields the protein MTSAIDVFIEYRIHEKFVNQYEETMLKLEQALTQVGAYNFKWYIARDQPHLYVEMFKVSEYSQYELIKKMRQDQTAPINEDLHEYIDGGAEKVNCWAFLERTNKEDNRAT from the coding sequence ATGACTTCTGCAATAGACGTATTTATTGAATATAGAATACATGAAAAGTTTGTAAATCAATATGAAGAGACGATGTTGAAGTTAGAGCAAGCTCTAACGCAGGTAGGTGCATATAACTTTAAATGGTATATTGCACGTGACCAACCTCATTTATATGTGGAGATGTTTAAAGTAAGTGAGTATAGTCAGTACGAACTAATAAAAAAGATGCGCCAAGATCAGACAGCACCGATTAACGAGGATTTACATGAATACATAGATGGAGGCGCAGAAAAAGTGAATTGTTGGGCGTTTCTTGAGAGAACAAACAAGGAGGACAATCGTGCAACATGA
- the mutY gene encoding A/G-specific adenine glycosylase translates to MQHDKLVGVNVEGFQQGLVEWFYTNQRTLPWRENKDPYHVWVSEIMLQQTRVDTVIPYYLNFMREFSTLEDLAYAEEDKILKAWEGLGYYSRVRNLQTAVREVVEEYEAIVPNTRKEISKLKGVGPYTAGAILSIAYGKPEPAVDGNVMRVLSRVLEIDEDIAKAKTRKVFEDILYDLISKEDPSAFNQGLMELGALICTPTSPGCLLCPVREHCRANAKGIQHTLPVKTKKKKAKRKYMTAFIIRDENGRVLIEKRPKEGLLAKMWQFPNVEVDRHMMEIEPLTAILTAEVGQGVTIGERIHKVEHVFSHLIWDIDVYTAVVDKNENEWDAGYQWVDQSEIEAYAFPVSHQKIIKHYFYGE, encoded by the coding sequence GTGCAACATGATAAGCTAGTTGGCGTGAACGTAGAAGGGTTTCAGCAAGGCCTTGTTGAATGGTTTTACACTAATCAAAGAACCTTACCGTGGCGTGAAAACAAAGATCCATACCATGTGTGGGTATCAGAAATTATGCTTCAACAAACGAGGGTCGATACTGTCATTCCATATTATTTAAATTTCATGAGGGAATTCTCAACCCTAGAGGATCTAGCTTATGCAGAAGAGGATAAGATTTTAAAAGCTTGGGAAGGTCTAGGGTACTATTCAAGAGTTCGTAACTTACAGACAGCGGTACGAGAAGTGGTTGAAGAATATGAAGCAATTGTGCCTAACACAAGAAAAGAAATTTCCAAACTGAAGGGGGTGGGCCCTTATACAGCAGGAGCGATTCTTAGTATTGCTTATGGAAAGCCAGAGCCTGCAGTCGACGGAAATGTCATGCGTGTTCTGTCGCGTGTGCTTGAAATAGATGAAGACATCGCGAAGGCTAAAACACGGAAAGTCTTTGAAGACATTCTGTACGATTTGATTTCAAAAGAAGATCCATCTGCGTTTAATCAAGGATTAATGGAACTTGGAGCGTTAATTTGTACCCCAACCTCACCTGGGTGTCTTTTATGTCCTGTTCGAGAGCATTGCAGAGCGAATGCAAAAGGAATTCAACATACGTTACCAGTGAAAACGAAGAAAAAGAAGGCAAAGCGAAAATACATGACCGCGTTTATCATACGGGATGAGAACGGAAGAGTCTTGATCGAGAAACGTCCAAAAGAAGGGTTATTAGCAAAAATGTGGCAGTTCCCAAACGTAGAAGTAGATCGTCATATGATGGAGATAGAACCACTAACAGCTATACTCACAGCTGAAGTAGGACAGGGGGTAACAATTGGCGAGCGTATTCACAAAGTAGAGCATGTTTTCTCGCATCTCATTTGGGATATCGATGTGTATACAGCAGTTGTAGATAAAAACGAAAACGAATGGGATGCAGGCTATCAATGGGTTGATCAATCAGAAATTGAGGCTTACGCGTTTCCAGTGTCACATCAGAAAATAATTAAGCATTATTTTTACGGGGAGTGA
- a CDS encoding SDR family NAD(P)-dependent oxidoreductase, protein MELGLVGKVVLVTGGTKGIGQGIAKAFSQEGAKVFVTARGEEALAAMNAEEGITAIQADVTVEADRFRVMNEVLSEAGKIDVLVNNAGGSNGSTVEVTELALFKEAFELNYFSAVHLSQLAHKEMKKQQAGVIINISSIFGRESGGKPTYNSAKAAMISFTKSLADEAIRDGIRVNGVAPGSILHPTGNWQKRIEENPEKMKAFVKQEIPAGRFGTVKEIADVVVFLASEKASWVVGATLNVDGGQSNANF, encoded by the coding sequence ATGGAATTAGGTTTAGTAGGTAAAGTTGTCCTTGTGACGGGAGGAACAAAAGGGATCGGCCAAGGCATTGCTAAAGCATTTAGCCAAGAAGGAGCGAAGGTGTTTGTGACAGCTAGGGGAGAAGAGGCTCTAGCTGCTATGAATGCAGAAGAAGGTATTACAGCCATTCAAGCAGATGTGACGGTTGAAGCGGATCGTTTTCGTGTGATGAACGAAGTGCTAAGCGAAGCAGGGAAAATTGATGTATTAGTGAATAATGCTGGTGGAAGCAATGGGTCGACTGTTGAAGTAACAGAGTTAGCGTTATTCAAAGAAGCGTTTGAGCTAAATTATTTCTCAGCCGTTCACCTTAGTCAGCTTGCACATAAGGAAATGAAAAAACAGCAAGCAGGCGTCATTATAAATATTTCTTCAATCTTCGGACGAGAATCAGGTGGAAAACCAACCTATAACAGCGCAAAAGCAGCAATGATTAGCTTCACAAAGTCTTTAGCAGATGAAGCAATTAGAGATGGCATTCGTGTAAATGGGGTCGCTCCAGGATCGATTCTACATCCGACAGGAAACTGGCAGAAGCGTATTGAAGAAAATCCAGAGAAAATGAAGGCGTTTGTTAAACAAGAAATTCCCGCTGGACGCTTTGGAACAGTGAAAGAAATTGCTGATGTCGTCGTATTTTTAGCTTCGGAAAAGGCATCATGGGTAGTCGGTGCCACATTGAATGTAGACGGCGGTCAATCAAACGCGAATTTCTAA
- a CDS encoding NADPH:quinone reductase — protein sequence MMRAIQYTNYGQPSVLHIGESMKPKPKKGEVLVKVGASGINPVDTYFRKGIREVDQFPHIPHFDLAGVVRELGEDVTNVKVGDRIWATTAKGASAEYIVFDAKKAFPLPSHLSYEEGAAIAMAFTTAHLSLFWRANLQKDEKVLIYGAAGAVGQAAVQLAKQSGAFVIATAGNEQKSSIAIKAGADVVLNYHEEDLSKRINELTSGSGIDVILDMSVSENIDHNLDIIANGGRIVTIGSPVNNEPTLPWRKLNMKNASLLGILLFTVPQTKLEQAGKEISEGFAAKKLHAHIGQVFSFNEAALAHETLEAKQIDGRIIITHN from the coding sequence ATGATGCGTGCCATCCAATACACGAATTACGGTCAACCATCTGTCTTACATATCGGGGAATCAATGAAACCAAAGCCAAAAAAAGGCGAAGTTTTAGTGAAAGTAGGCGCAAGCGGAATTAATCCCGTGGATACTTATTTTAGAAAAGGGATTCGTGAAGTCGATCAATTCCCACACATTCCACATTTTGATTTAGCAGGAGTAGTTAGAGAACTTGGAGAAGACGTAACAAATGTGAAAGTGGGCGATCGCATTTGGGCAACCACTGCGAAAGGAGCTTCAGCCGAATACATTGTTTTCGATGCAAAAAAAGCCTTCCCTCTCCCTAGCCACCTCTCTTATGAGGAAGGTGCGGCGATCGCGATGGCGTTTACAACCGCTCACCTCTCTCTTTTTTGGCGAGCTAATCTACAAAAAGACGAGAAAGTGCTGATCTACGGAGCAGCAGGAGCCGTTGGACAGGCGGCGGTTCAATTAGCTAAACAAAGTGGGGCCTTTGTCATCGCCACAGCAGGCAATGAACAAAAGTCGAGCATTGCGATCAAAGCGGGGGCGGATGTTGTTCTTAATTATCACGAAGAAGACCTTTCAAAGCGCATTAATGAGTTGACCAGTGGTAGTGGCATTGATGTGATCTTAGATATGTCCGTCAGTGAAAACATCGATCATAATCTTGACATAATCGCAAATGGGGGGCGTATTGTCACGATTGGTTCCCCCGTTAACAACGAACCCACCCTTCCGTGGAGAAAACTTAATATGAAGAATGCCTCCCTTCTAGGAATACTTCTTTTCACTGTGCCTCAAACTAAATTAGAACAAGCAGGAAAAGAAATCTCTGAAGGATTTGCAGCTAAAAAACTCCATGCCCACATTGGACAAGTATTCTCTTTTAACGAAGCAGCACTCGCACATGAAACGTTAGAGGCAAAACAAATAGACGGACGAATCATCATTACGCATAATTAA
- a CDS encoding LL-diaminopimelate aminotransferase gives MLKPSRKLEHLKTSVFTDLAIRKQQKEATGASLIDLSIGSPDLPPPQFLTEELAKAVQNDRDYGYAITSISEFNKAVCHFYQSRYSVALAEDEVLQLMGSQDGLAHLTLAYLDAEDIVLVPNPGYPIYASSAYLSGAEIYSYPLNDENNYAFDFSSLPNEIIQKSKVMILSYPSNPTAATASRHYLEEVVTFAKKHQILLVHDFAYSELLYDDIEPLSIFSIEEARDIAIEFNSLSKSFNFAGARIGYAVGNPNLLEPLKVVKSHIDYGVFKPIQRAAARALLNDDSFLTDQRQRYKKRRDTLVNALRDIGWDVRSPKGGMFIWAEVPSSFDSMSFTLAALEAGVVVTPGAAFGSEGTQFVRIALVQEEANLKEAAKRLQPLFQ, from the coding sequence ATGTTGAAGCCATCGAGAAAACTAGAACATCTTAAGACAAGTGTGTTCACCGATTTAGCGATACGAAAACAACAAAAAGAAGCAACCGGGGCATCTCTTATAGATCTTAGTATCGGAAGCCCAGACCTTCCCCCACCTCAATTTCTAACAGAAGAATTAGCAAAAGCGGTTCAGAATGATCGTGATTACGGGTATGCAATTACAAGTATTTCTGAGTTCAACAAAGCAGTTTGTCACTTTTATCAATCTCGCTACTCGGTAGCCTTAGCAGAAGATGAAGTGCTGCAATTAATGGGGTCTCAAGATGGACTCGCTCATCTTACCCTAGCCTACTTAGATGCTGAAGATATCGTACTTGTGCCAAACCCCGGCTACCCAATTTATGCATCAAGTGCGTACCTCTCAGGGGCAGAAATATATTCGTATCCACTAAATGATGAAAATAACTATGCTTTTGATTTTTCATCACTACCAAACGAAATCATTCAAAAGTCCAAAGTTATGATTTTGAGTTACCCAAGTAATCCTACGGCAGCGACAGCATCACGTCACTATTTAGAGGAAGTTGTGACTTTTGCCAAAAAACATCAGATTCTACTCGTGCACGATTTTGCCTACTCAGAGCTTTTATACGATGATATAGAGCCACTTAGCATCTTTTCCATTGAAGAAGCAAGAGATATTGCGATTGAGTTTAACTCTCTTTCAAAGAGCTTTAACTTTGCGGGTGCTCGGATTGGATATGCAGTTGGTAACCCAAATCTTTTGGAACCACTTAAAGTTGTAAAGTCTCATATTGATTACGGGGTGTTCAAACCGATTCAGCGAGCAGCGGCTCGTGCACTTCTTAACGATGATTCCTTCTTGACCGATCAACGACAACGCTATAAAAAACGTCGTGATACGCTCGTCAATGCGTTGCGTGATATCGGTTGGGACGTTAGATCACCTAAAGGAGGAATGTTTATATGGGCGGAGGTTCCCTCTTCATTCGATTCAATGTCCTTTACATTAGCCGCCTTAGAAGCAGGTGTTGTGGTCACACCTGGTGCAGCCTTTGGAAGTGAAGGAACACAATTTGTACGAATCGCTCTTGTTCAAGAAGAAGCAAACTTAAAAGAAGCGGCCAAACGATTACAACCTTTGTTTCAATAA
- a CDS encoding cytosolic protein: MYVGRDMTELTMVSKHDWSDKELAYFHHSLQQMTPYLNIEGTTIHREIIKEIENRGGLKQEASWTQGTEVHFD, from the coding sequence ATGTATGTAGGTCGAGATATGACCGAGCTAACGATGGTCAGTAAACACGATTGGTCGGATAAGGAACTTGCTTATTTTCATCATAGTCTTCAACAGATGACACCTTATTTAAATATTGAAGGAACAACTATTCATCGTGAAATCATCAAAGAAATTGAAAACCGCGGTGGGTTAAAACAAGAAGCAAGTTGGACACAAGGAACTGAAGTTCATTTTGATTAA
- the fabL gene encoding enoyl-[acyl-carrier-protein] reductase FabL, with product MEQKVALVTGSSRGIGKRIALRLAEQGYDLVINYSRSKQAALDTAAEIEALGRRAIVVKANVGKPEKIKELFGKIDEEYGRLDILVNNAASGVLRPIMELEESHWDWTMDINSKALLFCAQESAKRMEKQGGGKIVSLSSLGSIRYLKNYTTIGVSKAAVEALTRYLAVEFAEKGIVVNAVSGGAVDTDALSHFPNREELLNDAAQRTPAGRIVEAEDIADTVMFLLSDQAKMIRGQTIIVDGGISLLT from the coding sequence ATGGAACAAAAAGTAGCTTTAGTAACAGGAAGTAGTCGGGGAATTGGTAAACGTATTGCCTTGAGATTAGCTGAACAAGGATATGACCTAGTAATTAATTACTCAAGAAGTAAGCAAGCAGCTCTTGATACAGCTGCTGAAATTGAAGCGTTAGGTAGACGTGCCATCGTTGTAAAAGCAAATGTAGGAAAGCCAGAAAAAATTAAAGAGTTATTTGGAAAAATTGATGAGGAATACGGTCGTTTAGACATTTTGGTTAATAACGCTGCATCAGGTGTTTTAAGACCAATTATGGAACTAGAAGAAAGCCACTGGGACTGGACAATGGATATTAATAGTAAAGCTTTATTATTCTGTGCCCAAGAATCAGCAAAAAGAATGGAAAAACAAGGTGGCGGTAAAATTGTCAGTTTAAGTTCATTAGGGTCGATTCGCTACTTGAAAAACTACACTACTATTGGCGTATCAAAAGCTGCTGTCGAAGCCTTGACTCGTTATTTAGCTGTAGAGTTCGCGGAAAAAGGCATTGTCGTCAACGCTGTATCTGGTGGTGCAGTTGATACGGATGCTCTTTCACATTTTCCAAATCGTGAAGAATTATTAAATGATGCAGCACAGCGTACGCCAGCTGGAAGAATTGTTGAAGCAGAAGACATAGCAGATACCGTTATGTTTTTATTATCTGATCAAGCGAAGATGATTCGAGGACAAACAATTATTGTCGATGGCGGAATTTCTTTATTAACGTAA
- a CDS encoding gamma-type small acid-soluble spore protein, with translation MNNQQQNQQQNQQQQQQASKTNAQKVQKQNAASAQGNSYNTEFASETNAQEVKQQNAQSEAHKNQASTNYKQQNQKNQ, from the coding sequence ATGAACAACCAACAACAAAACCAACAACAAAATCAACAACAGCAACAACAAGCGTCTAAAACAAACGCTCAAAAGGTACAAAAGCAAAATGCTGCTTCTGCACAAGGTAACAGCTACAACACTGAGTTTGCTAGCGAAACCAATGCACAAGAAGTAAAGCAGCAAAACGCTCAATCAGAAGCTCATAAGAACCAAGCTTCTACAAATTACAAGCAACAAAACCAAAAAAATCAATAA
- the ntdP gene encoding nucleoside tri-diphosphate phosphatase encodes MNFPKVGSTVQIQSYKHNGSIHRIWEESIVLKGTSKVVIGGNDRILVRESDGRNWRTREPAICYFDSEQWFNTIGMIRADGIYYYCNLGTPFTWDEEAVKYIDYDLDIKVYPDMTFKLLDEDEYELHSKLMNYPPEVDEILKRSVDELISWIHQRKGPFAPQFVENWYERFLQYR; translated from the coding sequence ATGAATTTTCCCAAGGTAGGCAGTACGGTTCAGATCCAGAGTTATAAACACAATGGATCCATTCATCGAATTTGGGAAGAGTCAATAGTGCTTAAAGGGACGTCAAAGGTTGTAATCGGAGGTAATGATCGAATTCTTGTTCGAGAATCAGATGGTCGTAATTGGAGAACGCGTGAGCCAGCCATCTGTTATTTTGATTCGGAACAATGGTTCAATACGATCGGTATGATTCGAGCAGATGGAATTTACTATTACTGTAATTTAGGAACTCCATTTACATGGGATGAAGAAGCAGTAAAATACATTGACTATGACCTTGATATTAAAGTATATCCTGATATGACCTTTAAGCTATTGGACGAAGATGAATATGAATTGCATAGTAAATTAATGAATTATCCACCTGAAGTGGATGAAATTTTAAAACGAAGTGTGGATGAACTGATTTCTTGGATCCACCAACGTAAAGGCCCATTTGCCCCGCAATTTGTAGAGAATTGGTATGAGCGATTCTTACAATATCGGTAA
- a CDS encoding ABC transporter ATP-binding protein, with the protein MNSMKRYMEFVKPYWKQISLTILIGILKFGIPLLLPLVMMYVIDDIIFAEGLTQDEKLSTLYWIMGGLLFIFLVLRPPIEYLRQYYAQWIGSKVLYDIRDQLFTHIQRLSLRFYSNRKVGEIISRVIHDVEQTKNFVITGLMNIWLDLFTIIIAIIIMLNINVWLTLVAISMFPLYGFSVKYFYARLRHLTRVRSQALAEVQGHLHERVQGMNVIRSFALEEYEQEKFAVRNGNFLDRALDHTRWNAKTFAVVNTITDLAPLLVILVSGYFVITGNLEVGAMTAFVLYMERLYGPLRRLVNSSTTLTQAIASMDRVFEFIDEKYDIKDKDKAVALQTAKGHVRFENISFHYDKEDYPVLKNISLDVKEGETIAFVGMSGGGKSTLISLLPRFYDVTAGRILLDGVDIREYQVRSLRDKIGMVLQDNILFSDSVKTNILMGNPEATDEEVVAAAKAANAHEFIMNLPQGYDTEVGERGVKLSGGQKQRVAIARVFLKNPPILVFDEATSALDLESEHYIQEALGILAENRTTFIVAHRLSTITHANRIVLIENGEIVETGTHAELMKKQGHYQKLFDVQQLS; encoded by the coding sequence ATGAATAGTATGAAACGCTATATGGAGTTTGTAAAACCATATTGGAAACAGATTAGTTTGACGATTTTGATCGGGATTTTAAAATTTGGGATTCCACTCCTGTTACCATTAGTCATGATGTATGTCATTGATGATATTATTTTTGCAGAAGGTTTAACACAGGATGAGAAGTTATCGACACTATATTGGATTATGGGTGGGCTGTTATTTATCTTCCTCGTCTTAAGACCTCCAATTGAATATTTAAGACAGTATTATGCGCAGTGGATTGGAAGTAAAGTCCTCTATGATATACGTGATCAATTGTTTACCCATATTCAACGATTAAGTTTGCGTTTTTACTCTAATCGCAAAGTTGGCGAGATTATTTCGCGTGTTATTCATGATGTAGAACAAACAAAAAACTTTGTGATCACGGGTCTAATGAATATTTGGCTTGATTTATTTACAATTATTATTGCCATTATAATTATGTTAAATATTAACGTCTGGCTAACACTTGTTGCGATCTCGATGTTCCCGTTATATGGCTTCTCGGTCAAGTATTTTTATGCACGCTTAAGACATTTAACAAGAGTTCGTTCACAAGCGCTTGCTGAAGTGCAAGGTCATCTGCATGAACGAGTTCAAGGGATGAATGTGATACGTAGTTTTGCACTAGAAGAATATGAACAAGAGAAGTTCGCTGTTCGCAATGGGAATTTCTTGGACCGAGCACTTGATCACACTCGCTGGAATGCGAAAACCTTCGCGGTCGTCAACACGATTACTGACCTCGCACCTTTACTTGTCATTCTTGTGTCTGGTTACTTCGTTATTACAGGTAATCTTGAGGTCGGAGCGATGACTGCATTCGTTTTGTATATGGAACGCTTGTATGGACCATTACGCCGATTAGTCAATTCTTCAACAACGCTGACTCAAGCGATTGCTTCGATGGACCGTGTCTTTGAATTCATCGATGAGAAGTATGATATTAAAGATAAGGATAAGGCTGTAGCTCTTCAGACAGCAAAAGGTCATGTCCGATTTGAAAATATTTCTTTCCACTATGATAAAGAAGATTATCCTGTTCTAAAGAACATTTCTCTTGATGTAAAAGAAGGAGAGACGATTGCTTTTGTAGGGATGAGTGGAGGAGGAAAAAGTACGTTAATTAGTCTACTTCCGAGATTTTATGATGTGACAGCGGGGCGTATTTTACTTGATGGGGTCGATATTAGAGAATATCAAGTACGAAGCTTACGTGATAAGATCGGGATGGTCTTACAAGATAATATATTATTTAGTGATTCTGTTAAAACGAATATTCTAATGGGAAATCCAGAAGCAACCGATGAAGAAGTTGTAGCGGCTGCAAAGGCAGCAAATGCTCACGAATTTATTATGAATTTACCACAAGGTTACGATACTGAAGTCGGCGAGCGCGGAGTGAAACTTTCAGGAGGTCAAAAGCAACGTGTAGCAATCGCTCGTGTCTTCTTGAAAAACCCACCAATATTGGTTTTTGATGAAGCTACTTCGGCTCTTGATTTAGAAAGTGAACATTATATTCAAGAAGCGTTAGGCATTTTAGCTGAAAATCGGACCACCTTTATCGTCGCACACCGTTTATCAACGATTACTCATGCCAATCGTATTGTTCTCATTGAAAATGGAGAAATTGTTGAGACTGGAACGCATGCGGAATTAATGAAAAAGCAAGGACACTATCAAAAATTATTTGATGTTCAGCAATTATCATAA
- a CDS encoding FUSC family protein, with product MKLGARIFKTGLAIIISLYIAIWIGFDPPMFAALAAAFAIQPSIYRTFQTSIDQVQANIIGAVLSVIFVMTFGHEPFVVGLVVILAIAIIRKVKLEPTTIPLAIVTIIIIMESPADNFIGFATSRFFLILIGVFAAFVVNLLFIPPRYETKLYHKMLKSTEDTIQWTMLFLRKDADSRMLKRDISRLEGQMLKLDNLFLLYKEERNYFIRNKYAKARKIVLFRQMLITTKKSLIVLRNLERRSEELHNMPCEVQTLIEEQLNRLTQYHDRILLRYVGKVQSLPADETMQEINDGKASLTDQYVQLYKDPDTMRTQWLHILPAISQIIEYQEQLEHLDHLVDSFFNYHKKENKVTVQEPEEE from the coding sequence ATGAAACTCGGAGCTCGTATATTTAAGACGGGTCTTGCCATTATCATTTCATTATATATCGCTATTTGGATTGGGTTTGACCCACCAATGTTTGCAGCGCTTGCTGCTGCCTTTGCCATTCAACCCTCTATCTATCGTACTTTTCAAACGAGCATAGACCAAGTTCAAGCAAATATAATTGGTGCTGTATTAAGTGTTATTTTTGTCATGACATTCGGTCATGAACCTTTTGTCGTTGGCTTAGTTGTCATTTTAGCCATTGCGATTATCCGAAAGGTGAAGCTTGAACCTACAACCATACCACTTGCGATTGTTACTATTATCATCATAATGGAAAGTCCAGCTGATAACTTTATTGGATTTGCAACATCACGGTTCTTCCTTATCCTTATTGGCGTTTTTGCAGCCTTTGTAGTCAACTTACTCTTTATTCCGCCACGCTATGAAACTAAGCTCTATCATAAAATGCTAAAGTCAACAGAGGATACAATTCAATGGACAATGTTATTCCTACGAAAAGATGCTGATAGTCGTATGCTTAAGCGTGACATTAGTCGATTAGAGGGACAAATGTTAAAGCTAGACAATCTATTTCTTCTCTATAAAGAAGAACGCAACTACTTTATTCGTAATAAGTATGCAAAAGCGCGGAAGATTGTATTATTCCGCCAAATGTTAATTACAACAAAAAAATCTCTCATCGTTCTAAGAAATTTAGAGAGACGATCTGAGGAATTGCATAACATGCCTTGTGAAGTTCAAACTCTAATCGAAGAACAACTAAATCGACTAACCCAATACCATGATCGAATCTTGCTCCGTTATGTCGGAAAAGTTCAATCGCTACCAGCCGATGAAACCATGCAAGAGATTAATGACGGGAAAGCCTCCTTAACTGATCAATACGTTCAATTGTATAAAGATCCTGACACAATGCGAACACAGTGGTTGCACATCTTACCAGCTATTTCACAGATTATTGAGTATCAAGAGCAACTCGAACACCTCGATCATCTTGTTGATAGCTTCTTCAACTACCATAAGAAAGAAAATAAAGTAACTGTTCAAGAACCTGAAGAAGAATAA